One Azospirillum sp. B510 genomic window carries:
- a CDS encoding GGDEF domain-containing protein — protein MRSERLLAALFDAFVRSDELPDLILPAGHTPILQRRRAAMIQSRVRMVALVFGVLTPLWIVIDVTVFDWSLAAWLILLRLAASAAFLALAFDRRSCDDMACAWWRLTGLLAIPTLFFAISHPLLYNQGVDDLRIAVSAGYGYLPFVMVAGLSVFPLTALEGALFAAPMLAAHLGAGFYGSLVMPFPSYISALWLLALIAVVATLAAISQLHFMIALLEQAAHDTLTGAFSRRIGEEVLKLQVAHAERAAQPLTAIFVDLDDFKAVNDRYGHEEGDRVLRHAANTIRSLLRQSDALIRWGGEEFLVVMPDTPVEGALIAVERMRRAGFGKRPDGSLQTASVGIAEHSADRPADWEALVELADQRMYRAKQEGKNRVVTDSGVTIGAGTGADTGDQPWDGVVI, from the coding sequence ATGCGGAGTGAGAGGCTTCTGGCCGCGCTGTTCGACGCCTTCGTCCGCAGCGACGAGCTGCCCGACCTGATCCTTCCGGCCGGCCATACGCCGATCCTGCAACGCCGACGCGCCGCGATGATCCAGTCGCGCGTGCGGATGGTGGCGCTGGTCTTCGGCGTGCTGACCCCGCTGTGGATTGTCATCGACGTGACCGTCTTCGACTGGTCGCTGGCAGCCTGGCTGATCCTGTTGCGGCTGGCCGCCAGCGCCGCCTTCCTGGCGCTCGCCTTCGACCGCCGGTCCTGCGACGACATGGCTTGCGCCTGGTGGCGGCTGACCGGCCTGCTGGCGATCCCGACGCTGTTCTTCGCCATCTCCCACCCGCTGCTCTACAATCAGGGCGTCGACGATCTGCGCATCGCCGTCAGCGCCGGCTATGGCTATCTGCCCTTCGTGATGGTGGCGGGGCTCAGCGTCTTTCCGCTGACCGCGCTGGAGGGCGCGCTGTTCGCCGCGCCGATGCTGGCCGCCCATCTGGGCGCCGGCTTCTACGGGTCGCTGGTGATGCCGTTCCCTTCCTACATCAGTGCCTTGTGGCTGCTGGCGCTGATCGCGGTGGTGGCGACACTGGCGGCGATCAGCCAGCTGCATTTCATGATCGCGCTGCTGGAGCAGGCGGCGCACGACACGCTGACCGGCGCCTTTTCCCGCCGCATCGGCGAGGAGGTGCTGAAACTCCAGGTCGCCCATGCCGAACGGGCGGCCCAGCCGCTGACGGCGATCTTCGTCGATCTCGACGACTTCAAGGCGGTCAACGACCGCTATGGGCACGAGGAGGGCGACCGCGTCCTGCGCCATGCCGCCAACACCATCCGCAGCCTGCTGCGCCAGTCCGACGCGCTGATCCGCTGGGGCGGCGAGGAGTTCCTGGTGGTGATGCCGGATACCCCGGTGGAGGGCGCGTTGATCGCGGTGGAGCGGATGCGCCGCGCCGGCTTCGGCAAGCGTCCGGACGGCAGCCTGCAAACCGCCAGCGTCGGCATCGCCGAACATTCGGCCGACCGCCCCGCCGATTGGGAGGCGCTGGTGGAACTGGCCGACCAGCGCATGTACCGCGCCAAGCAGGAAGGCAAGAACCGGGTCGTCACCGACAGCGGCGTGACCATCGGGGCAGGGACGGGAGCGGATACCGGCGACCAGCCGTGGGATGGCGTCGTCATCTGA
- the dnaJ gene encoding molecular chaperone DnaJ, with protein sequence MAKQDYYELLGVAKNASADELKKAYRKMAMQYHPDRNQGDKDAEQKFKEISEAYDVLKDDQKRAAYDRFGHAAFEGGRGPGAGAGAGGFNFDFGGGGGFADIFDEMFGEFMGGRRGGGGGASGRGQDLRYNLEIGLEDAFKGAQTTIRVPTTVQCDGCNGSGAAAGTQPITCPTCQGHGKVRAQQGFFTIERTCPGCHGAGKVIKDACKTCGGSGRLRKEKTLQVNIPAGVEDGTRIRLAGEGEAGLRGAPAGDLYIFLAIAPHAIFQRDGANIHCRVPIPMTTAALGGSVEVPTIDGTRTKVTVPPGTQSGHQFRIKGKGMSVLRSAQRGDMYIQAVVETPVNLTKRQQELLREFEGAAKEGSNPQSEGFFAKVKELWEDLKD encoded by the coding sequence ATGGCGAAACAGGATTATTACGAGCTGCTCGGTGTGGCGAAGAACGCCAGCGCGGATGAGCTGAAAAAGGCTTATCGCAAGATGGCGATGCAGTACCACCCGGACCGCAACCAGGGTGACAAGGACGCCGAGCAGAAGTTCAAGGAAATCAGCGAAGCCTATGACGTCCTGAAGGACGATCAGAAGCGCGCGGCCTATGACCGGTTCGGCCACGCCGCCTTCGAGGGTGGCCGTGGTCCGGGCGCCGGCGCCGGGGCCGGCGGCTTCAACTTCGACTTCGGCGGCGGCGGCGGCTTCGCCGACATCTTCGACGAGATGTTCGGCGAGTTCATGGGCGGGCGCCGCGGCGGCGGCGGCGGCGCGTCCGGCCGCGGCCAGGACCTGCGCTACAATCTGGAGATCGGGCTGGAGGACGCCTTCAAGGGCGCCCAGACCACCATCCGCGTCCCCACCACCGTGCAGTGCGACGGCTGCAACGGCTCCGGTGCGGCGGCGGGAACCCAGCCGATCACCTGCCCGACCTGCCAGGGTCACGGCAAGGTGCGGGCGCAGCAGGGCTTCTTCACCATCGAGCGGACCTGCCCCGGCTGCCACGGCGCCGGCAAGGTCATCAAGGACGCCTGCAAGACCTGCGGCGGCTCCGGCCGGCTGCGCAAGGAAAAGACCCTGCAGGTCAACATCCCCGCCGGTGTCGAGGACGGCACCCGCATCCGTCTGGCCGGCGAGGGCGAGGCGGGGCTGCGCGGGGCGCCGGCCGGCGACCTCTACATCTTCCTGGCGATCGCCCCGCACGCGATCTTCCAGCGCGACGGCGCCAACATCCATTGCCGGGTGCCGATCCCGATGACCACGGCGGCGCTCGGCGGGTCCGTGGAGGTGCCGACCATCGACGGCACCCGCACCAAGGTGACGGTCCCGCCGGGCACCCAGTCCGGCCACCAGTTCCGCATCAAGGGCAAGGGCATGTCGGTGCTGCGCAGCGCCCAGCGTGGTGACATGTACATCCAGGCGGTGGTGGAGACCCCGGTGAACCTGACCAAGCGCCAGCAGGAGCTGCTGCGCGAGTTCGAGGGTGCCGCCAAGGAAGGGTCGAACCCGCAGTCGGAGGGCTTCTTCGCCAAGGTGAAGGAGCTTTGGGAAGACCTGAAGGACTGA
- the dnaK gene encoding molecular chaperone DnaK, which yields MSKVIGIDLGTTNSCVAVMEGGSAKVIENAEGARTTPSMVAFSQGGERLIGQPAKRQAVTNPENTLFAIKRLIGRRFDDPLTKKDQGLVPYRIISGDNGDAWVEAHSKKYSPSQISAFILTKMKETAENYLGEKVTQAVITVPAYFNDSQRQATKDAGKIAGLEVLRIINEPTAAALAYGMEKKGSGTVAVYDLGGGTFDISVLEIGDGVFEVKSTNGDTFLGGEDFDSRVIEYLADEFHKEQGIDLRKDKLALQRLKEAAEKAKIELSSTTQTEVNLPFITADQTGPKHLNIKLTRAKLEALVDDLVQRTIEPCKAALKDAGLKASEIDEVILVGGMTRMPKVIDAVKQFFGREPHRGVNPDEVVAIGAAIQGGVLKGEVKDVLLLDVTPLSLGIETLGGVFTRLIDRNTTVPTKKSQTFSTAEDNQNAVTIRVFQGEREMAQDNKALGQFDLVGIPPAPRGVPQIEVTFDIDANGIVSVTAKDKATGKEQQIRIQASGGLSDADIQKMVKDAEAHADADKKRRELVDARNHADALIHTTERTIKENGDKIPASDKTAAEAAVAELKSVLDSEDLDGIKAKTDALAQVSMKLGEAMYKAGQGEAPAAGGEAPGAQPNEPGVVDADFEEVHDDKKKSV from the coding sequence ATGAGCAAAGTGATTGGTATCGACCTCGGCACCACGAACTCGTGCGTCGCCGTGATGGAAGGCGGCAGCGCCAAGGTGATCGAGAACGCCGAGGGCGCGCGGACGACGCCGTCCATGGTCGCCTTCAGCCAGGGCGGCGAGCGGCTGATCGGCCAGCCCGCCAAGCGTCAGGCGGTCACCAATCCGGAAAACACCCTCTTCGCGATCAAGCGTCTGATCGGCCGCCGCTTCGACGATCCGCTGACCAAGAAGGACCAGGGCCTGGTTCCCTACCGCATCATCTCCGGCGACAACGGCGACGCCTGGGTCGAGGCGCACTCCAAGAAGTACAGCCCCAGCCAGATCAGCGCCTTCATCCTCACCAAGATGAAGGAGACCGCCGAGAATTATCTGGGCGAGAAGGTCACCCAGGCGGTCATCACCGTCCCGGCCTACTTCAACGACAGCCAGCGCCAGGCCACCAAGGACGCCGGCAAGATCGCCGGGCTGGAAGTCCTGCGCATCATCAACGAGCCGACGGCCGCGGCACTCGCCTACGGCATGGAGAAGAAGGGGTCCGGCACCGTCGCGGTCTATGACCTGGGCGGCGGCACCTTCGACATCTCCGTGCTGGAGATCGGCGACGGCGTGTTCGAGGTGAAGTCGACCAACGGCGACACCTTCCTGGGCGGCGAGGATTTCGACAGCCGGGTCATCGAGTATCTGGCCGACGAGTTCCACAAGGAGCAGGGCATCGACCTGCGCAAGGACAAGCTGGCCCTCCAGCGCCTGAAGGAAGCCGCGGAAAAGGCGAAGATCGAGCTGTCGTCCACCACGCAGACCGAAGTCAACCTGCCCTTCATCACCGCCGACCAGACCGGTCCGAAGCACCTCAACATCAAGCTGACCCGCGCCAAGCTGGAAGCCCTGGTCGATGATCTGGTGCAGCGCACGATCGAGCCCTGCAAGGCGGCCCTGAAGGATGCCGGCCTGAAGGCCAGCGAGATCGACGAGGTGATCCTGGTCGGCGGCATGACCCGCATGCCCAAGGTCATCGACGCGGTGAAGCAGTTCTTCGGCCGCGAGCCGCACCGCGGCGTCAACCCGGACGAGGTGGTCGCCATCGGCGCCGCCATCCAGGGCGGCGTGCTGAAGGGCGAGGTCAAGGACGTCCTGCTGCTCGACGTCACCCCGCTGTCGCTGGGCATCGAGACGCTGGGCGGCGTCTTCACCCGTCTGATCGACCGCAACACCACGGTCCCGACGAAGAAGAGCCAGACCTTCTCGACCGCCGAGGACAACCAGAACGCCGTCACCATCCGCGTCTTCCAGGGCGAGCGCGAGATGGCCCAGGACAACAAGGCGCTGGGCCAGTTCGACCTGGTCGGCATCCCGCCGGCCCCGCGCGGCGTGCCGCAGATCGAGGTCACCTTCGACATCGACGCCAACGGCATCGTCAGCGTCACGGCGAAGGACAAGGCGACCGGCAAGGAGCAGCAGATCCGCATCCAGGCCTCGGGCGGGCTGTCGGACGCCGACATCCAGAAGATGGTCAAGGACGCGGAGGCCCATGCCGACGCCGACAAGAAGCGCCGCGAGCTGGTCGACGCCCGCAACCACGCCGACGCCCTGATCCACACCACCGAGCGGACCATCAAGGAGAACGGCGACAAGATCCCGGCCTCCGACAAGACCGCCGCGGAGGCCGCCGTCGCCGAGCTGAAGTCGGTGCTGGACAGCGAGGATCTGGACGGCATCAAGGCGAAGACCGACGCGCTGGCCCAGGTTTCGATGAAGCTGGGCGAGGCGATGTACAAGGCCGGCCAGGGCGAGGCCCCGGCGGCGGGCGGCGAGGCGCCGGGCGCCCAGCCGAACGAGCCGGGCGTCGTTGACGCCGACTTCGAGGAAGTCCACGACGACAAGAAGAAGTCGGTCTAA